In the genome of Aspergillus luchuensis IFO 4308 DNA, chromosome 2, nearly complete sequence, one region contains:
- a CDS encoding alpha/beta hydrolase (COG:S;~EggNog:ENOG410PUK0;~InterPro:IPR000073,IPR029058;~PFAM:PF12697;~antiSMASH:Cluster_2.1), translating to MATLVFIPGAWITHELYQPFLNACSEAGYPVHYADYPSIDPADPTVADCKTDTDVIRNQLHKLVEEEGKDIFLMMHSYAGMPGAAAALGLAKSQRVQQGKRGGVIGMVFIAAFLVPEGVSCAGLQGGNLPPWILLDKPTADLNVPADAVANFAGDVDPALLKDLNEKVKPHATLAFTSPQPAPAWAEQEFQGSLAFIVTTGDLAVPKEAQYGMMAATQQQWIVKEIDSSHCAPFIDRIGETVRLMDECVKEFQR from the exons ATGGCAACTCTTGTCTTCATCCCCGGTGCTTGGATCACCCACGAACTGTACCAGCCCTTCCTCAATGCCTGCTCCGAAGCTGGATACCCTGTTCACTATGCGGATTATCCATCCATTGATCCGGCTGATCCCACCGTCGCAGACTGTAAGACCGACACGGACGTAATCAGGAATCAACTGCACAAATTGGTCGAAGAGGAGGGTAAAGACATCTTCCTGATGATGCACTCATATGCCGGTATGCCTGGTGCAGCTGCCGCGCTCGGGTTGGCCAAGTCACAGCGAGTACAACAGGGCAAGCGTGGCGGCGTGATTGGAATGGTGTTCATCGCAGCCTTCTTAGTGCCGGAGGGAGTCAGTTGTGCAGGACTGCAAGGCGGCAATCTTCCCCCATGGATTCTGCTGGACAAG CCCACCGCCGATCTTAACGTACCCGCTGACGCCGTCGCCAACTTTGCGGGAGATGTTGATCCGGCCCTGCTCAAGGACCTCAATGAGAAGGTCAAACCGCATGCAACTCTGGCGTTTACCTCGCCCCAGCCGGCTCCTGCATGGGCGGAGCAAGAATTCCAAGGAAGCTTGGCTTTTATAGTCACCACGGGCGATCTTGCCGTTCCGAAAGAAGCACAGTATGGCATGATGGCTGCGACTCAGCAACAGTGGATCGTCAAGGAAATTGACAGCAGTCACTGTGCTCCATTTATTGATCGGATTGGGGAGACGGTTCGATTGATGGACGAGTGTGTGAAGGAATTTCAACGTTGA
- a CDS encoding putative NRPS-like protein biosynthetic cluster (COG:Q;~EggNog:ENOG410PIAK;~InterPro:IPR000873,IPR020845,IPR009081,IPR006162, IPR036291,IPR027417,IPR036736,IPR018247,IPR020806, IPR013120,IPR042099,IPR006001;~PFAM:PF00501,PF01202,PF13671,PF00550,PF01370, PF07993;~SMCOG1002:AMP-dependent synthetase and ligase;~antiSMASH:Cluster_2.1;~go_function: GO:0016301 - kinase activity [Evidence IEA];~go_function: GO:0031177 - phosphopantetheine binding [Evidence IEA];~go_process: GO:0005975 - carbohydrate metabolic process [Evidence IEA]), which produces MASVAVSPIPSSLSSPNRLSASSPATSVDELEAESAEETIDTINHLIQARAKGLHGNEPIVAYPSSGTEYTYYTPKQLNTFVEAASVHYAKVIPQRRSSEDPVQVVGLLGPSDFEYMITLLAISRLGHTVLLLSTRIAEDAYVSLIESTKAAFLITYPSFQAVGERVASRTAIVQQPVLTSENYNFPGADTPCLPSAQLNGSIEAKHICWIIHSSGSTGHPKPIYQTHSGALKNYANNFGLRGFITLPLFHAHGISCLFRAMHSQKLIYLYNANLPLTAPHLLATLKDHQEIEILYAVPYALKLLSESDEGLHMMARLELVMFGGSSCPKPIGDKLVQNGVRLVSHYGTTETGQLMTSFRERDDLDWDYVRPGPSLLPYLRWEEQMSGIYELCVLEGWPSKVASNRPDNSYATKDLFEKHPTKPNAWRYYARLDDTLVLENGEKANPLIIEGVARNDPNVAEAIAFGANKPRLGLFLIPATSSKCQTDDQLIEAVFPAIERCNAELPAYAYLSRDMIHVLPADAPYRKTDKGTVIRAAFYRDYQEQIDQIYDAEDASGDQVLEGAELEEFLREQLLEVAPGIDPSTLGATTDIFSLGVDSLQSIRLRTTLLRILDIGGHKLSQNFVFEHPSVQAMADELTRLRLGQAPKEQRPVEERMTDFIEKYGNHFKRHIAAPREESGEHVVVTGATGSLGAHIVAQLAQMDHVKTIYCLVRAGSREAAFRRVRQSLRARGLSSIMSPATEHKIISLPADLANPVHLGLDEGVYNRLVQSVTAVMHCAWSVNFNWALESFESSCIAGTRHLLDLCLDVHGPQPARFAFCSSVSTVARTPGNWVPEALPDSLACAQGMGYAQSKLVTEHIVNRAAHQAGITARVLRVGQIIADSVHGIWNATEAIPMMFQTAETIHALPQLDDLLSWTPVDVVATSVIDLTMASRAGEVVNLTNPLLSHWTRDLLPLLRQAGLEFEELPRREWLQRLRESNQDPNVNPPIKLLEFFASKYDHDKPSRVLLYDIKQAVAAAPALREAGGITPELVSRFVQYFRTHCWSTSTGATTTAAPAREVIFLTGPCGCGKSTAAQALAQRFEIPVIEGDNLHSPAAREKMANGIPLEDRDRWDWLAHIRGAVMDRLQHTTAPAVAVTCSALRTVYRDELRRLSQLLDFPVTVTFLLLSVDDRETLKERMVARLAKEDHYMRSTMVDSQLDILEQPTLSEGDVLTVDASQDKAQMLQQVEETVRELLKA; this is translated from the exons ATGGCATCCGTGGCAGTCTCTCCAATTCCTTCGTCGCTCTCCTCCCCAAATAGACTGAGTGCATCGTCACCCGCAACGTCGGTAGACGAGCTGGAGGCGGAATCTGCAGAAGAAACCATTGACACAATCAACCACCTCATACAGGCTCGAGCCAAAGGACTTCATGGAAACGAACCTATTGTCGCTTACCCATCGTcgggtacggagtacacatACTATACTCCCAAGCAG TTGAACACCTTCGTCGAAGCCGCGTCGGTCCATTATGCAAAGGTCATCCCACAGCGACGGTCTTCAGAGGATCCTGTACAGGTTGTAGGATTGCTGGGTCCCTCCGACTTTGAGTACATGATCACATTGCTGGCTATTTCCCGTCTGGGTCACACAGTGCTCTTGCTATCGACGCGCATTGCCGAAGATGCCTATGTCAGTCTGATCGAAAGCACTAAGGCTGCCTTCCTCATCACATATCCCAGCTTCCAGGCggttggggagagggtggcgtCGCGGACGGCCATTGTACAGCAACCGGTACTGACGAGTGAGAACTACAATTTCCCCGGCGCAGACACCCCATGCTTGCCATCAGCGCAGTTGAATGGCAGCATAGAGGCAAAGCATATCTGCTGGATTATCCACTCAAGTGGCTCCACTGGCCATCCGAAGCCTATCTACCAGACGCACTCCGGAGCCTTGAAGAACTATGCCAACAACTTCGGCCTCCGGGGATTCATCACCCTGCCGCTATTTCATGCGCACGGTATCAGTTGTCTCTTCCGAGCCATGCACTCGCAGAAATTGATCTACCTCTACAATGCGAATCTACCACTGACGGCCCCGCATCTACTGGCAACGCTCAAGGACCACCAAGAAATCGAGATCCTGTATGCAGTACCTTATGCACTGAAGCTATTGTCCGAATCCGACGAGGGCCTGCACATGATGGCCCGTCTAGAGCTGGTCATGTTTGGAGGTTCGTCCTGCCCGAAACCCATTGGAGATAAGCTGGTGCAGAACGGAGTGCGTCTGGTCTCCCATTATGGAACCACCGAGACCGGTCAACTGATGACTTCTTTCCGCGAGAGGGATGATCTGGATTGGGACTATGTTCGCCCGGGCCCATCCCTGCTGCCCTACTTGCGTTGGGAGGAACAGATGTCGGGGATTTACGAGCTGTGCGTCTTGGAAGGCTGGCCCTCCAAGGTCGCCAGCAACCGGCCCGACAACTCATATGCAACGAAGGATCTCTTCGAGAAGCATCCGACTAAGCCCAACGCGTGGCGCTACTATGCCCGCTTGGATGACACCCTGGTTCTGGAGAACGGCGAGAAGGCAAATCCACTCATCATCGAGGGCGTGGCGCGTAACGACCCCAACGTTGCCGAAGCGATCGCCTTTGGGGCCAACAAGCCGCGTCTCGGATTGTTTCTTATTCCAGCAACAAGTAGCAAGTGCCAGACAGATGACCAGCTAATTGAGGCGGTCTTCCCAGCCATCGAGCGCTGCAATGCGGAATTGCCGGCTTATGCCTACCTCTCCCGCGATATGATCCATGTCCTCCCCGCGGATGCGCCCTATCGCAAAACAGACAAGGGCACTGTCATTCGCGCCGCCTTTTATCGCGATTATCAGGAACAAATTGACCAGATCTACGATGCGGAGGATGCAAGTGGTGACCAGGTGCTTGAGGGggcggagctggaagaaTTCCTCCGTGAGCAGCTACTGGAGGTCGCACCAGGTATTGATCCCTCTACCTTGGGTGCGACAACCGACATCTTCAGTCTGGGTGTGGATAGTCTGCAGTCGATCCGTCTGCGTACGACACTACTCAGGATCCTAGACATCGGAGGCCACAAACTCTCCCAGAACTTTGTTTTCGAGCACCCTTCGGTGCAGGCCATGGCGGACGAGTTAACACGCCTGCGACTGGGACAGGCACCGAAAGAGCAGCGACCGGTCGAAGAGCGGATGACGGACTTTATTGAAAAGTACGGCAATCACTTCAAGCGTCATATTGCAGCGCCTCGCGAAGAGTCTGGTGAGCATGTCGTCGTGACAGGCGCTACTGGATCTCTGGGGGCCCATATTGTTGCCCAGTTGGCCCAGATGGATCATGTCAAGACCATTTACTGCCTGGTTCGGGCAGGGTCCCGCGAAGCAGCTTTCCGTCGTGTTCGTCAATCGCTGCGTGCTCGTGGCCTGTCGTCTATTATGTCACCAGCCACCGAGCACAAGATCATCTCTCTACCCGCTGACCTCGCCAATCCAGTACATTTAGGCCTGGACGAAGGCGTGTATAACAGACTGGTGCAGTCTGTTACAGCGGTGATGCATTGCGCCTGGTCAGTCAACTTCAACTGGGCGCTGGAGAGCTTCGAGTCCAGCTGCATCGCTGGTACCCGCCATCTTCTCGACCTCTGCTTGGACGTTCATGGACCTCAACCAGCACGGTTTGCCTTCTGTTCATCCGTAAGCACCGTCGCCCGGACGCCAGGCAATTGGGTCCCGGAGGCGCTGCCAGACAGTCTAGCCTGCGCCCAGGGCATGGGATACGCGCAATCCAAGCTGGTGACAGAGCACATCGTGAACCGCGCCGCTCATCAAGCAGGAATCACCGCTCGGGTGTTGCGTGTGGGCCAGATTATCGCCGACAGCGTCCATGGGATCTGGAACGCTACCGAGGCCATTCCTATGATGTTCCAGACAGCTGAAACCATCCACGCCCTGCCGCAGCTCGATGATCTCCTCTCCTGGACGCCTGTAGATGTCGTGGCGACCAGTGTGATCGACCTGACCATGGCATCCAGGGCAGGCGAAGTGGTCAATCTGACCAACCCACTGTTGAGCCACTGGACAAGAGACTTGCTTCCTCTACTCCGACAAGCTGGGCTAGAGTTTGAGGAGCTCCCCCGACGTGAATGGCTGCAGCGGTTGCGCGAGTCTAACCAGGATCCCAATGTCAACCCGCCCATCAAGCTGCTCGAATTTTTCGCCAGCAAGTACGACCATGACAAGCCTAGTCGTGTGCTGCTGTACGATATCAAGCAGGCCGTAGCTGCTGCGCCTGCTCTACGCGAGGCTGGCGGAATCACCCCCGAGTTGGTCAGCCGGTTCGTCCAATACTTCCGCACTCACTGCTGGTCCACGTCTACGGgcgcaaccaccaccgcagcaccagcacgcgaagtcatcttcctcaccggACCATGCGGATGCGGCAAAAGCACCGCTGCGCAAGCACTGGCACAGCGATTCGAGATCCCGGTGATCGAAGGCGACAACCTGCATTCGCCGGCCGcgcgggagaagatggctAATGGGATTCCGCTGGAGGATCGCGACCGGTGGGACTGGTTGGCGCATATCCGAGGGGCAGTGATGGATCGACTGCAGCATACCACTGCGCCGGCTGTTGCTGTAACTTGCTCCGCACTGCGTACTGTCTACCGTGATGAGCTGCGACGGTTGTCTCAGCTGTTGGACTTCCCTGTTACAGTCACCTTTCTGCTCCTGTCTGTTGACGACCGGGAGACATTGAAGGAGCGTATGGTTGCACGGCTGGCTAAGGAAGATCATTACATGCGCTCAACAATGGTGGATTCCCAGCTGGATATTTTAGAGCAGCCAACGCTGTCGGAGGGCGATGTGCTTACGGTAGACGCGAGTCAGGATAAGGCACAGATGCTGCAGCAGGTGGAGGAAACTGTACGGGAATTGTTGAAGGCGTAG
- a CDS encoding copper acquisition factor BIM1-like domain-containing protein (COG:S;~EggNog:ENOG410PNVY;~TransMembrane:1 (o281-302i);~antiSMASH:Cluster_2.1), with product MDWYNCMVIEPTKQRAFGRDVCYIRGATNGSSFEFLFLIHADPSSTSKGSHQCLKKTTLLESTCLGNEMPSMKMFTSLLATASLMASSVYAAEATDMGAAAFLWPPDRAWGATWDTTAPCGSSAGVTNRTEFPLTNGAVSIVLQDESYSVNLAISFDNDPTKNADFSTVVAGSRFPDVEPGHECYSVPNPPSNITSGSNATLQLKYISDFDNEGNETYYACADITYVPYSSFTTDIPCFNVSEADTSSSSSSSSSSSTTSTSSSSSSSSSGGSNGLSGGDIAGIVVGTVAGAVLIGAAAFFLGRYWQKRVQREHEVAMNMMNPVQKTWSASTAGRQQQQA from the exons ATGGATTGGTACAATTGCATGGTGATTGAACCGACGAAACAGCGAGCTTTCGGGCGCGATGTCTGTTATATAAGGGGTGCAACCAACGGATCGTCCTTCGAATTCCTCTTTTTAATCCACGCCgatccatcttcaacctcaaAAGGGAGCCATCAGTGCCTGAAAAAAACCACTTTATTGGAATCCACCTGTCTTGGGAACGAAATGCCTTCCATGAAGATGTTCACTAGCTTGCTAGCAACGGCTAGCTTGATGGCTTCCAGCGTATATGCTGCCGAAGCCACCGATATGGGTGCCGCGGCATTTCTGTGGCCGCCGGACAGAGCCTGGGGAGCCACCTGGGACACCACAGCCCCCTGCGGTTCATCAGCGGGCGTTACAAACCGAACCGAGTTTCCTCTCA CAAATGGTGCCGTTTCTATAGTCCTTCAGGACGAATCATACTCCGTCAACCTTGCTATCTCCTTTGACAATG ACCCAACCAAGAATGCCGATTTCAGCACTGTTGTGGCTGGTAGCCGCTTTCCCGACGTCGAGCCCGGTCACGAATGTTATTCAGTGCCCAATCCACCATCCAACATCACTTCCGGATCCAACGCTACTCTTCAGTTGAAATACATCTCCGACTTCGACAATGAGGGTAACGAGACATACTATGCCTGTGCCGATATCACCTACGTACCGTATAGCTCATTCACCACCGACATCCCATGCTTCAATGTCTCAGAGGCCGACACGAGCagttcgtcttcgtcgtcttcctcgtcgtcaacCACATCAACTAGTagttccagcagcagcagcagctctgGAGGCTCGAACGGACTGTCTGGAGGCGACATTGCAGGAATTGTGGTCGGAACAGTGGCAGGTGCTGTGCTTATAGGTGCAGCCGCATTTTTCCTCGGTCGGTACTGGCAGAAGAGGGTGCAACGCGAACATGAAGTCGCTATGAACATGATGAACCCGGTGCAGAAAACATGGTCGGCTTCGACGGCTGGTcgtcaacagcagcaggcatAG